The following is a genomic window from Collimonas fungivorans Ter331.
ATGACTACTCAGTTCGATAATGTCACGGTCCTCAAGCAAGGCAATGTCTATTTCGACGGCAAGTGCGTTTCCCATACCGTGGTTTTCGCCGACGGCAGCAAGAAGACGCTGGGCGTGATCCTGCCCTCGTCGCTGACTTTCAGCACCGGCGTCGCCGAAATCATGGATGTCACCAGCGGCAGCTGCCGCGTGCGCCAGAAGGACCAGCAAGCTTGGACCACCTATAGCAGCGGCGAGAGTTTTGAGGTGCCGGCCAATTCGAGTTTTGATATCGAAACGCTGGAAACCTTGAACTACGTCTGCAATTACGCCTGAGGCGGGTAAAAAAATAGGCAAAAAAAACCCGCGATGCTGTTGCATGGCGGGTTAAATCCATTACCTTAGGGAGTGTTGGATATGAGGCATAACAGAGATTAATTCCGTTATGTGACCTAATAATGACACATTAAGATACAAATTGCTTGCGCCTCAAATAAAAATAGGTTCCGGCTCCAGTCCCACCCCAAATCTCGCCATGACGTCGGCTTGCACCGCCTGCGCCAGGCGCACCACATCCTGGCCGCTGGCGCCGCCGCGGTTGACCAGCACCAGCGCCTGTTTTTCATAGACGCCGGCCGCGCCCAGGTTCTTCCCTTTCCAGCCGCACTGATCGATCAGCCAGCCGGCAGCCAGCTTGAAACTGCCGTCCGCCTGTTGATAATTCACCAATTGCGGATGCTGCGCCAGCAAGGCTGCGCGTTGCGCCGCCGTTACAATAGGATTCTTGAAAAAACTACCGGCATTGCCGATCAGCGCCGGATCCGGCAATTTGCGGGTGCGGATGGCGATCACCGCAGCGCTGATATCGCGCGCGCTCGGCTGCGCCAGCTTGCGCGCGTCCAGCTCTTGCGCCACATCGGCATAGCGCAGGTCGGGCTGCCAGCGCTTGGGCAAGGCGAAAGTCACGTCCAGCACCACTGCCCGGTCGCGCAGGCTGTGCTTGAACACGCTGTCGCGGTAGGCAAAGGCACAGGCATTGCGGTCCAGGGACAGGATTTCACCGCTCTCCATGTCGATCGCGGTCAGCGCATGGAAACGCTCTTGCAGCTCGATGCCGTAAGCGCCGATGTTCTGGATAGGCGCGGCGCCGACGCTGCCCGGAATCAGGGACAGGTTTTCCAGCCCGGCCAGCCCCTGCTCCAAGGTCCATAGCACCAGCTCATGCCAGTTCTCGCCGGCGGCGGCGCGCACATAAACGGCGTCGTCGTCTTCGCCGACGATTTCCCGTCCGCGATTACACATATGCAACACCAGTCCCGGGAAATCCTGGGTCAGCACCAGGTTGCTGCCGCCGCCCAGCACCAGGCGCGGCAAGTGTGATGCATGGGCGTCCGACCTGAGCGCCTGCAGGATAGCCAGCGATGTGACCGGCAGATAGGCATGCGCGCTGGCGTCGATACCGAAGGTATTGTGCCGGCGCAGCGAAAAATCGAATTGGAGCGGGAGCTGGGAGATAGTCATAGCACCGGGATTATAAACTTAAGTAACTGCGGCAAGAAAATAGCGCGGCAGACCGACACCTCGGGTTTCTTGTCCGCTAAAATGCGCATAGCTCGACGGCCGCACACCACCGCGGCCGGCTTTGTTTGAACATACAGAAGGAATATCACCATGCCATCATTCGATACCGTATCGGAAGCCAACCTGGTCGAAGTAAAAAACGCCAACGACCAGGCCAACAAGGAAATCTCGACCCGCTTCGACTTCAAGGGCAGCGACGCCCGCATCGAGTTGAAAGAGCGCGACCTGACCGCCTATGCCGA
Proteins encoded in this region:
- the murB gene encoding UDP-N-acetylmuramate dehydrogenase, with product MTISQLPLQFDFSLRRHNTFGIDASAHAYLPVTSLAILQALRSDAHASHLPRLVLGGGSNLVLTQDFPGLVLHMCNRGREIVGEDDDAVYVRAAAGENWHELVLWTLEQGLAGLENLSLIPGSVGAAPIQNIGAYGIELQERFHALTAIDMESGEILSLDRNACAFAYRDSVFKHSLRDRAVVLDVTFALPKRWQPDLRYADVAQELDARKLAQPSARDISAAVIAIRTRKLPDPALIGNAGSFFKNPIVTAAQRAALLAQHPQLVNYQQADGSFKLAAGWLIDQCGWKGKNLGAAGVYEKQALVLVNRGGASGQDVVRLAQAVQADVMARFGVGLEPEPIFI
- a CDS encoding pyrimidine/purine nucleoside phosphorylase yields the protein MTTQFDNVTVLKQGNVYFDGKCVSHTVVFADGSKKTLGVILPSSLTFSTGVAEIMDVTSGSCRVRQKDQQAWTTYSSGESFEVPANSSFDIETLETLNYVCNYA